A stretch of Hyalangium gracile DNA encodes these proteins:
- a CDS encoding flagellar motor protein MotB, with the protein MSRSPVRSIFVLALSLLSTAAAAQERLPAFTLQRLQFDPGALGSLVVGTGRTLDQGVFRSSVQFQFEQQPLAFDESWDPQTNQALVEGKFTTHVTAAYGVLSWLQVGAQAPFILAQSGTRRQGMLPPARSGLDTPWVGARAGLLSVKRGAPVNLAVDVSAGLPVGSAAALGKGDFALLPRLQLGLQSQRFQLGAEVGTLLRKKLDISSYSGRENDIIGNEMRLAATVTSLGGKKTRGELSVLLGLPLSGGRMSTEVLLAIRRHALSWLDLYVLGGPGVGVAMDTPAFRVIAGASFSTGKID; encoded by the coding sequence ATGTCCCGCTCCCCTGTCCGTTCGATCTTCGTCCTCGCGCTGTCCCTGCTGTCCACCGCCGCCGCCGCTCAGGAGCGCCTGCCCGCCTTCACGCTGCAGCGGCTCCAGTTCGATCCCGGCGCGCTCGGCTCGCTCGTCGTAGGTACGGGCCGCACGCTCGACCAGGGGGTGTTCCGCTCCTCGGTCCAGTTCCAGTTTGAGCAGCAACCACTCGCCTTCGACGAGAGCTGGGATCCGCAGACGAACCAGGCGCTCGTGGAGGGCAAGTTCACCACCCACGTCACCGCGGCCTACGGCGTGCTGTCGTGGCTGCAGGTGGGGGCGCAGGCTCCGTTCATCCTCGCCCAGTCCGGCACGCGCCGGCAGGGGATGCTGCCTCCGGCCCGCTCCGGGCTGGACACGCCCTGGGTGGGGGCTCGCGCCGGCCTGCTCAGCGTCAAGCGGGGAGCGCCGGTGAACCTCGCGGTGGACGTGAGCGCGGGACTGCCCGTGGGCAGCGCCGCGGCCCTCGGCAAGGGGGACTTCGCGCTGCTGCCCCGGCTCCAGCTCGGCCTCCAGTCGCAGCGGTTCCAGCTCGGCGCCGAGGTGGGAACGCTGCTGCGCAAGAAGCTGGACATCAGCTCCTACTCCGGGCGCGAGAACGACATCATCGGCAACGAGATGCGGCTGGCGGCCACGGTGACGTCGCTCGGCGGCAAGAAGACGCGCGGCGAGCTGAGCGTGCTGCTCGGCCTGCCGCTCTCCGGAGGCCGCATGAGCACCGAGGTGCTGCTGGCCATCCGCCGCCACGCCCTGTCCTGGCTGGACCTCTACGTGCTCGGCGGGCCGGGCGTCGGCGTGGCCATGGACACCCCCGCCTTCCGCGTCATCGCCGGCGCCTCCTTCTCCACCGGCAAGATCGACTGA
- a CDS encoding AAA family ATPase, with translation MKVRRLEMKSFRGFSELALDFHGQVTVLVGVNGAGKTSILDCLALLLGQIPPELLKESGKRPQLTEADIALAKPYTLNSLEVTFHGETFRWSLAHMRRGFPQQASSDLSGVKALVSETESRILEGQQLWVPLAMYYPVNRIPATDVPLQHEPNRGGLDIELSSFLDAYTEALGGTRRDFKRFFEWFREREDLENEERLQVNPSHRDRQLEAVRAAIERLVPGFSGLRVQRAHGTMVVQKDGTTLELGQLSDGEKGLLALAGDLARRLAIANPRLQEPLSAEAVVLIDEIELHLHPGWQRLVVEQLGQTFPNCQFILTTHSPQVLSQIPAESVVLLDRFQRVSLPAGTLGRDSNSILSEVMGIPERPEASASRIHDISGMIDSGELPRAREALDELAKQLGEQDSEVVRLRALIGFLGG, from the coding sequence ATGAAGGTCCGCCGCCTTGAGATGAAGTCCTTCCGCGGGTTCAGCGAACTCGCCCTGGATTTCCATGGGCAGGTGACAGTGCTCGTCGGAGTCAATGGAGCCGGAAAGACTTCGATCCTCGACTGCCTGGCGTTGCTACTGGGACAGATTCCACCGGAACTCCTGAAAGAGAGTGGGAAGCGCCCCCAGCTCACTGAAGCCGATATTGCACTCGCCAAGCCCTACACCCTCAACTCACTGGAAGTCACCTTCCATGGGGAGACCTTCCGGTGGTCGCTGGCGCACATGCGCAGGGGATTTCCTCAGCAGGCGTCAAGCGATCTGTCAGGAGTCAAGGCGCTTGTCTCCGAGACAGAGAGCAGGATTCTCGAGGGACAGCAACTCTGGGTCCCGCTGGCAATGTATTACCCGGTCAATCGTATTCCAGCCACGGACGTTCCGCTGCAGCACGAGCCGAACCGAGGTGGACTCGACATCGAGCTGAGTTCCTTTCTCGATGCATACACCGAAGCGCTGGGTGGAACCCGCCGGGACTTCAAACGCTTCTTCGAGTGGTTCCGCGAGCGAGAGGACCTGGAGAATGAGGAACGGCTCCAGGTCAATCCCAGCCACCGGGACCGCCAGCTCGAAGCCGTCCGCGCGGCCATCGAAAGGCTCGTCCCCGGGTTCTCTGGGCTTCGTGTGCAACGGGCTCACGGGACGATGGTCGTCCAGAAGGACGGAACCACCTTGGAGCTGGGCCAGCTCTCGGACGGGGAGAAGGGACTGCTCGCCCTGGCCGGGGACCTGGCGCGCCGCCTGGCCATCGCCAACCCCAGGCTTCAGGAGCCACTCTCGGCCGAAGCCGTCGTGCTGATCGACGAGATCGAGCTGCACCTCCACCCTGGCTGGCAGCGGTTGGTCGTTGAGCAACTCGGCCAGACCTTCCCCAACTGCCAGTTCATCCTGACGACGCACTCGCCCCAGGTGCTGAGCCAGATCCCAGCGGAGTCCGTCGTCCTCCTCGACCGCTTCCAACGCGTATCCCTGCCAGCCGGCACGCTGGGACGAGACAGCAATTCGATCCTCTCGGAGGTCATGGGCATCCCAGAGCGTCCCGAGGCTTCGGCCAGCCGCATCCACGACATCTCCGGGATGATCGACTCGGGAGAGCTACCCCGAGCCCGCGAAGCCTTGGACGAGTTGGCGAAGCAACTCGGCGAGCAGGACTCCGAGGTCGTCC